The genomic segment TTCTCCCCAATATTTCTTTGGCCTACCTCTCCCTCTACCTCTCTTCCAGCCCTCCATCGCCAGCCTCTCACAACTCCTCACCGGAGCATATGTGCCTCTCCTCTGAGCATGGCCTAACGatctcagtctcgcttcccgcatcttatctGCCACGGAGACCCTTGACTTGTCCCGAATATCCTCGTTTCTGATCATACATTTCCTAGTAaacccacacatccatctcaacatcctCATTTCCACAACTCGCATCTTCTGGACATGAGAAGTCTTGATTATCCAACACTCCGACCTATACAACAGTGTCGGTCTAACGACAACTctgtagaacttacctttaagtcttggtggcaccttcttgtcacaCAGCACACTAGATGTGAGTATCCAAtcaacctcccccccccccccccccgagtaTGATACATGACATCTTCGTCAATCTCCCAATTGTCTTGGATTATAGCCCCAAGGTACTGGAAACTCCCTTTCCTTGGGATGACTTGAGAATCTAGCCTCACTTCAACGTCGGCTTCACTCGCCACCGCATTGAACTTGCATTCTATGTACTATGTATGCTTCCTACTCAACCTGAAACTCTTAGACTACGAAAGATGTTTTCCTCGAAGATAAGTGCTTTCTTACTTATATTTTGGTAGGGATGGGCGTTCAGttttttggttcggtttttccAAAGTTCGGTTCAGTAtttcggtttcaattttttgaaagtggacaccaaacaccgcactgaattagttcggttcggttcgattttttgaagttcggttcggtttcgattttctaattcagtttttttttttttttggcatgggTGAAGCAATAGTCACCCGTTAATAATATTCAAACTTTTCCAGCTAATCGAAGAATACTGTGACCTATCCATCGACGACCAGTCCAACACTAGACCATAACTTGTACTTCAGTTCTGGgcagctgtcacgacccagccccgtaggccgtgactggtgccctatttggacaccacAAACAGACATACATAACAGACCGTCATACTCGCTTAACTCGTATTTCATATTCGTATTTTAATCGAAATGCAAACAACGGTGTGACTTAAGCGGTCGCACGTATCAAACATATTATATCAAAGTCAAAAGAGGGCGGCGAGAATGTTCATCGCCGGATATAAGCACATATACGACAGACGGGCCGGCAGGGCCACATAGTAGCGAACCCGGACCGCAGAAACACAGATCGTAACcaaacaaacacacacacgacccattacccacatatatgactacgtgCCTACACAAATCGAAAtgaacatatgacggacaggccccaccgtaccccaaataatcataCGTGTGCAAAAGCGtatacatcacaaaagatatgtaccaacatCGGGCTCCGGATCAGCGAGCACTCGTAATAGCAACGGGTAGCCACACGCTCGCGCATCACGAACCTCTCGTACCTCGCGGGCACGAAACGAAattcccccgaagaaaggggtcgcacgaaagatgaccgagtatgtaaagcataaagtacaagAATCCAAACCATAATCGAAGTGAAGGGCACGGAGAGAAAATACTAGATCAAAGTATCGAATCCGTACCGAAGACACATGTACaaaatgcaaatagaaaatcatgcataagctggaacgtggtcaccacttcgacgctggtgccacaacacagcatactccagaaggtttcaaatctccgtacaaaccccgaacatatcgtatcacacacatatcatatcgcgacgTCTCGCGtcaacaaaacaaatcatagcattagccatatcacaacataactccatatacggtaaccggccctatggcgaggtctcggaaaccgcaacacagcatacttccgaatttatcatggtgcgcacgatcacaaaccggcccgggaaccggcgaacgatgtcatagtataggcacgagcaAAGTAGTGCGTGtaagccatatgcatatactaAATTAAACTTCAAGAATCggcaaacaaatacatataaatgTTCATATTAAGATCAAAAGGCTCAAAGTAAGTAACGGGTctgtcggaattaatatacgAAAGATGTGAGCCTTTAGATTTACAAAACTCTCGAAAAATACTTTATAaactattttctgaaaatttagtgtcgttccCACTTAGGaactttcaaataacttatggaacaaACCAAACGGAGTCTCAAACTCATAGGCAAAGGTCCTCCCTTTATATCAGGCATATCATACAAAAATAGATTAAGTAAGACCAACGAAAGAAATCTcggctagtgggcccacctcgggtcaagtcgaggtggcggacataaattacaaactttagactctatggagtcatctatgtaaGCCTCGGAACAATTCTATCACATTGGCGTAAATTATGGACGTTCGagtagttttccaacaaaacataaggatcatgttTCAATTGCactgagtgaatagtaactGAAATCAAACTCGAGTTTCGATGAGAAGGATAATCCCCGAGGCTCGATTCgaacctagtatatctaggacatgccgacaaaagaaaagggatggctttacataccttgcatgCGTCTTaggctcgcttaaactcaagtcccgtttgctccaaaatcgacaaatggtcacaattaccaaacgtgaattcaaactttaagaatccaatcttaATTCCATAtttgtttataaaaatttgggcagcatctcccctataaattcaacatccccgaggcttagctcggtcataatatcaacaacaatgaccTCAACAATGACGACATTCATCAAAATCGCATCAAAATGCATTCTAGTATCATTGTTCTTCCTTTCTATATAAGACCacaatttccattccaacttcacaattccaagctaatatcaacatttccatattcatttgctAATCAAAATTATTCCAACATCATTCAACAGTATTCCATaccattttacaaaatattcgcaaaatatacaaaaatcccaccgaattcataattcattcaaaacttccattcttcgacacaaacgttcataacacattttcatttcctcaaattcgtcaacaacaaccataattcacatttaaagtcttacttccatatttatgaaataatcatataaaaattcacaaaattcCCCATAATAACATACATGCCATCTCAATGCCAATTCGAACCGTTTAAGACTTATTTacgtcataaatgtcataacgacacaactaacaagctaaatGGAATTTAATTCACCATTCCCATATCattatggctcacggccatatatacttcacacacacacacacacaccacaattccataCTTCTCATCCAATTCCTGACCATTACAACATatacacttattccataacacaaaagaataaattcttaaaatttcttaccttctcttcaattttccacttgccacaaacgtCATCCTTTCACTAAACTAATTACGCCACGTTGGAGAGCGCTTTGAGCTTgctaagaattcaagaaaaacaagatttttaagaTCAAAATTAGAAGGctacaatttttttcttctctcttttctttttttttttggagggggccGAACCCccctctctcttgttcttcaacttttcttctttcttgaattttcttgaagcttaGCTCTTTTTTATACTTATtaatcacatgaccatgcacatgattatttatcacatggcttgggccaaggccccCCTTGGCCGGCCCCCACAcatttgggcttcaatttttattcatttttttgagcccaattaattgtgaatcttattttgtaattcccgaagcaattttttttaaaattccaatttttgcccttggccttcctccgtatttccacaccaatatttttcatgaacaccACACATatgttgaataaaataaaaagatagccttatttcttacaagtcaaaattatttcaaatttcccgaacgCACAAAACACGGGACATAACAGCAGCGACATAAGTGTGTCTCAATTAACGGGATTGGAACTGGACAGTAGAGACTACTCTTTGTACTACAtgctttcaagtttcaacttaACATAAATAAGCATAAGCTTAACAGcgaagaaagaaaacaagaataACGACGAAGAAAAGACCGATCCACAAACCAAATCCCGATCGATTCATGTTTGATATATGAGTGGAAGAAAATTCTTGTCAACATATTGCATTCATGTATTAAAACTGTAAAACTAAGTTCCCTAACCCActaataatttaagaaaactgtaaaaaaaatattgcattcatatattaaatattcgattaaaccgaaaaaccgaagaTCCGAAGTCGAACACCGAACCGAACATCGAatttgttattaaaaaaaaccagcagcgaaccgaaaaaccgaaacaccaaaatcaaaaaaccaaattaatttggttcggtccgattttttgattttcggtgtttatgcccacccctatATTTTGATACTTGACTATTgataagtaaatataattattatatCAAAAATACTAATATTATAATATAGGCAAACATTATGGGTTGGGGTGGTGATGGGGGGAGGGTCCTTGCAAGGGAGAGGGCGGCGTGGGGACAAGGGCGGGGTGGATGTTGCGGGGACAAAGGTGGGATGTTACGGATGGGGAAGAGATTTAATCAGTTTGAGATACTGAAATACCGCCTATGagaacttgtttttttttttcattatggaagtcattttatttttattttttaaagaacttattttcaaaacaaaataagatttttcaaaatattttgaccaatgaaacacaacaaaattggaaaatatgtttttaaaaatatattcctccgtaccaaacacaccttaTGCCTTAGTATAATGAAATGGTATCACTAACTCTCTAATGAAGTAAATGGACCACAAAGGCTGTGATAATTGTTAAGTATTCTCCCATCTTTAATCAGAGGTATTGAGTTTGAGTTCCACAAATGATATCGattttgaaggagaacgttttaccctaaaataaaattttgcgAATCTAAATTATCAAATCTcaaaataaatatcaaacgACCAatagaaaatccaaaaaagtAATGGCatatttccaacaacaacaacatacccagtctATATCCACAAAGTGGGGCctgaggagggtagagtgtacgtagaccttacctctaccttgaaAGTCGATAGGCTATTTTCggtagaccctcagctcaagtaAAGCAGAAACACAGCAAGATATGAAAACATACTCCGTAACAAGATAGAAAAACTAAGAAAACTAAAGCAGAAAAGACGACAAGCAATAATAGCAAACTAAGAGCAAGAAATATAAGAATtgctaaaaaaataataaaataaaaataaaatactaatcCTACTGCTAAAGGAAATAcaactacctactagccttctaccctaattctCGACATCCAAACCTtcctatctagggtcatgtcctcggtaagctgaagaTTTTTCATGTCAAGTCTGATCATCACTTCTCCCCAATATTTctttggcctacctctacctctacctctcttCCAACCCACAATCGCCAGCCTCTCACGCCTCCTCACCGGAGCATCTGTGCCTCTACTCTGAACATGTCtgaaccatctcagtctcgccTCCTGCATCTTATCCGCCACGGAGGCACTCTTACCTTGTCCCGAATATCCTCGTTTCTGATCATCTCTGTCCTAGTAaacccacacatccatctcaacatcctCATTTCCGCAACTCTCATTTTCTGGACATGAGAAGTCTTGACTAGACAACACTCCGACCCATACAACAGTGTCGGTTTAACGACAACTctgtagaacttacctttaagttttggtggcatcTTCTTGTCACACAGGACACTAGATGTGAGCCTCCAATCAACCACCCTTCTCAGTACGATGTGTGACATATTCGTCAATTTTCCCGCTGTCTTGGATTATAGCCCCAAGGTACTTGAAACTCCCTTTCCTCGGGACGACTTGAGAGTCCAGCCTCACTTCCATGTCGGCTTCACTCGTCACCGCACTGAACTTATATTCTATGTACTATGTCTTCGTCCTACTCAACCTAAAACTCTTAGACTCCAGAGTATGTCTCCAAAATTAGGCATGGTGGTCACCCCTCTTCGCATCTCATCAATTAGTACGATATCATCCGCAAATAACATGCACCATGGAACCTCGCCCGAATGTCGCTCGTCGTCGATACATCCAACACCAGAGCAAACAGAAACGGGCTAAGAGCTGAACCCTGGTGCAACCCCATCGCAACTGGGAAGTGTCCTGAGTCTCCTCCCAGTATCTTTATCCGAgtcttagctccatcatacGCGTCTTTGATAGCCCTAATGTATGCTACCAAAACACCTTTAGAGCATCTCCATAAGACCTCTCTTAGTAATTTGTCGTATGCTTTCTCTTAATGGCATATTTCCACTTTAATGAAAATGTTGGCAGCCAAGGAAAGGGGAATAATAGAGAAATTTCTTCAaagattctaagttcaagccAAAACTACATAGATGGGAACGTGAGTATAAGCAATAACGGTTGATTAACAAATCAAAATAGGATCACGAGAGTTTATGGTAGAATAATAAGTATTTCGTAATCTTCAATCATAAATTccgattttaaattttaattcaaattctaTAATTTGTGTCAATCGAACATTggatgacaacaacaacaataataacaacatattTATTATGGCATTAAGTGATGCAGGATGGATAGAGTGTCTGTGTGATTTTTGAGAGAGAGATGGAGTAATAATCTAATTTGATTAATattttaagggcaaaaaatcaaattcatattGTTAAGTTAttggttttcctttttctttcattgtGGAGAATCCTTCAGTTCAAAAGGTCTTCAACACTTAAAAATTCGATTTCTTCCttttccaaaaagaataaaatctttaaagagttcttatttggaaaaagaaagtaCATTGTGGGGTTCTGAAGGGTAATTGCGTCATTTAGCATGTACAACAACCCTGTGAACAGAGAAGACTTCAACAGCACCATGTATCATTTTCAATCACAAAAGCATTAGGTCCCACATATTCCAATAGGCATAGGGCTGGGTCCCACCACacgaaaaacaaaagaaacatcaaaataaaaacAGTGGGTCCCAAACTCCATTTAGTGGTCCCCACCAATAATTATTATCTTGACACTTTCTGTTGATCTTTTGACACGTACACTTATAGCCGGAGAAGCAAACTAGCCGGAATCTTTTGATCGGCAAATATGGGTCCCACCTAGGGATGGGTCCCAATTATTAGATATGGACGTTTCTTGAAAAATTGGTCATTGACAAGTGACATTTTAGAAAATTGCTTTGGAATCCAATTTAATAATTGTACTACTCCCTTAGTCTTAAATTATTTGTCGCGTTCTTTATTTACACGTCTTTTACGAAATATTAATTGGGTGGGTATCTGACtacctttatttttatatatgtctaTATTATAATATCTCtttgttaaatatttattctatatATGTCATCTTCATGAATAAatttttactaaaaataaaataagaaaaattaattaattgttacTTGAACTCCTGAAATAATAAATAGTttcaaacaattatttttagtaataacaataaataatttgagacggaaggagtactaCAAAGCTACAcatcttttttaaaatattaattaagaataaattagtaaaaatatatcttatttttaagaataaataatttttttgaaggagtatcaagctaaaaacaccaattattttaaaatcagGAGATTACTAGTGAATAGAATAAAGTGACTCAATTATTTcacttgatttatttatttattcagtGCAATCATCTCTCTTATAATACCAACCTAAACCATGGGCTATCCAACAACTCCATCAATTGCAAAAACCATTGTATAAAGACCTCTCTAAAGACTCAAACTTTTAGACCCTGAGGCAAAAACAGCTTCATTTCTCacttggaagaaaaaaaaataacatcatGCTAGGCAAAAGACCATCCAAACCGGTGATCGGAAAACTCACCGGAGCAGCGTTTTCCGGTAGCCAGAAAATAGATGGTGCCACAAGTCCAAGAAGTCCACTAGATTTCAAGATTCAATCACCAAGAGGCTTAAAAAACATCGATTTTGGTGGGGTTGGTTTAGCTATTGTGGCTGCTCTAGAAAAATCTAGTGGTAATAAAGCTGTTTACAACAGGAATTCAAATAGATCACTTCCAATTCCGGTTATTTCTTCATCAAAGAATAATTCAACTAGGTATACACCAAAGTTCGAGGAAACGGATATGGATAGTAGTTTTGAAGAGTATACTATAGTAACTTGTCGTGCACCTGGTAACAAGGGGTATACTAAGGTGTATGGTGATACAAgtaaatgtgaaaataaaagGGAGTTTCAAACTCCGGCAAGAAAATGTAATCGTCCAAGTGTTTTTAGTATATCTCCGGCGAGAATTGGAGATTTTCCGGCATACCCTGATTCTGATTTTCTCAGTTCATGTCACTTGTGTCAAAAGAAGCTACATGGCAAagacatatacatgtataggtATGTCCACTACTTTATTTTGAGTTAACGATAAAAAcacatttgaatttttttttttttttattgttagcTGTTTCCTTTTACTATTTGATGAATCACtgtctatgtattaaaacacacctcgaaGCTGATCAGATCAGCTATcaattgtttcttctttttgccTTTCCTGAACTATTACCTACGTACGGTGATAGTTCATGTAGGAAAAGAGAACCTCTTATAATTGTTGGGACGCCAAACTCGCAAGAAGATAGTTTAGATTTGTTTTTTTACCATTATATCTTGTAATTACTATCCCTTTTGTTGTCAGAATGGTATTAACATTTCCTTGTTAATGAATTTCAGGGGAGAGAAAGCATTTTGTAGCACAGAGTGTCGGTACAGGCAAATAGTGATGGATGATCACAAAGAAAAGTGTAGTTCAGAAGTAGTTTCAAGATCTGTTGATGTTGCAAGCTCACCTTATGGAAATGGCCAAATCTTTGCAACTGGAATTCTGGCTATTTAGTTAAGACTgatcaataaattaatagctattattattattagtatataTAGAAACATTAGTACATAACATCTATATATACTCGGGAATacttaaaacttttatacatatgAGAAATAGCTCTATATGGAGgacctccctttttttttttttttctttttctttggtgTGTACTTTCCCCAATTTTGATTTGGATGTAGAAATGGAAAGCTCAAATGCAGCTATGAAAAGTTTTGAACtacacttttcttttctccttatTTTTCTATCTATAATAATTCTTAAAGTGATATAAAAGTTTGATGttaaataaaggaaaaagaagcatTTCTTTTTGTGGTGAGTGCATGGGACAAATTCAAAAAGATTCTCCACAAAAGGGAAAAAGTGGAAAGAAATTTTGATTGAAATCAATTTTAGGGACAGTCATAGAGACTTTAAAACAAATGAACTGACTCCGATGAACTCCACGGTAGATgtggagtccgcaacttaaatgacttAAAAAGTGATTAAAGGTATCAaaataactcaaaaaaaaaagtgactgaagtaccttttgcgcactaaattagtgcgcaataggatcAAACTGTAATTTTACAGTTTTACCCTATTACGCACTAAATTAATGTGCAAagaatagtattttttttttcacacaatTTTAAAGCTCTCAAATTCacgtttttttttataatttgacgcaagattaatcatgttttaaaactccgaaatattaatattttatgtagaatttaatatctttttttacagagaataatgtcggctcattacatcaacgTTACCTAAATGTTTGGTTCGTTGTTTTAGGGgttgcccgaagtaagtttgtttgtttgaatgttgttatctttaggtttaagtcttttattttataaggttttgttttaagtgttttattttttagtcaagGCATTACTTTTTTTCGaatgtacaaataaaaatattatattaaaaaataatttatccaaT from the Lycium ferocissimum isolate CSIRO_LF1 chromosome 11, AGI_CSIRO_Lferr_CH_V1, whole genome shotgun sequence genome contains:
- the LOC132037247 gene encoding FCS-Like Zinc finger 13-like, with the translated sequence MLGKRPSKPVIGKLTGAAFSGSQKIDGATSPRSPLDFKIQSPRGLKNIDFGGVGLAIVAALEKSSGNKAVYNRNSNRSLPIPVISSSKNNSTRYTPKFEETDMDSSFEEYTIVTCRAPGNKGYTKVYGDTSKCENKREFQTPARKCNRPSVFSISPARIGDFPAYPDSDFLSSCHLCQKKLHGKDIYMYRGEKAFCSTECRYRQIVMDDHKEKCSSEVVSRSVDVASSPYGNGQIFATGILAI